The Pecten maximus chromosome 12, xPecMax1.1, whole genome shotgun sequence genome includes a region encoding these proteins:
- the LOC117339207 gene encoding beta-1,4-galactosyltransferase 4-like — MCVRCIKSWVNVSAGIFWKRLLTVLLCEAALVLVFIQYTTSQRKTPALQSTSRMPLRELWHHGNKASNNNSEALDINSVREATHISSVREATHISSVNFTSYNNTIKLASNNSSTSLQLNYTMSDLPPCPLIPPGLNGKLSVDTTDYNETDLALRLPEVKFGGIYQPASCAARSKVAIIIPYRNRATHLKILLNNLHPLLQKQQLDYGIFVIELESSVKFNKAVVMNIGFLEVAKKHGYHCFIFHDVDLIPENDNNMYSCPDNPRHMSVAIDKFDYELPYVKLFGGVTAMRKEHFEAVNGYSNKYFGWGGEDDDMYERIRAVGLAVTRFTSDVSAYQMLPHHQDEKNEDRHRLLEMGSNRWKGDGLNTIKYKVLQTVQKRLYTSILATIDPNDKPFRMWTIKPRVNQPVRFFDDDVDKQLKEKAMVILNTGHLDQRLYYMLKVEFLVLNTPMVTTDIVSDILRKILPHFSFSADMIQRVNDFQNKQKFANIDMKHVSTFNKHKTDFLSNMKLSFIVNNFNENMKRMQQAVLEGQSLKKMLKHPSKKFPAASNRGIV; from the exons ATGTGCGTTAGGTGCATCAAGAGTTGGGTCAATGTTAGTGCAGGGATATTTTGGAAAAGACTGTTAACAGTTCTACTATGTGAAGCAGCATTAGTTCTTGTGTTCATCCAATATACAACTAGTCAACGGAAGACGCCAGCGTTACAAAGCACTAGCAGAATGCCTCTACGAGAGTTATGGCACCATGGAAATAAGGCATCAAATAATAACTCAGAGGCCTTGGATATCAACTCCGTCAGAGAGGCAACACATATCAGCTCCGTCAGAGAGGCAACACATATCAGCTCCGTCAACTTTACCTCGTATAACAACACCATCAAACTGGCATCGAACAATAGCTCAACTAGTCTGCAATTAAACTACACCATGTCGGATCTCCCTCCATGTCCCCTGATTCCACCTGGTCTGA ATGGGAAACTATCGGTGGATACGACGGATTATAACGAGACAGACCTAGCTTTGAGATTACCTGAGGTGAAGTTTGGTGGAATATACCAACCTGCTTCATGTGCTGCACGAAGCAAAGTGGCGATAATAATTCCATACCGAAACCGGGCCACACATTTAAAGATACTTCTTAACAACCTCCATCCTTTGCTTCAGAAGCAGCAGCTTGATTATGGCATTTTTGTCATCGAATTG GAGTCGTCTGTTAAATTCAACAAAGCAGTGGTTATGAACATAGGATTTCTTGAGGTGGCAAAGAAGCATGGCTACCATTGCTTTATCTTCCATGACGTGGACCTTATCCCGGAAAATGATAATAACATGTACTCATGTCCAGATAATCCCAGACACATGTCTGTAGCCATCGACAAATTCGACTACGA ATTACCATATGTGAAACTGTTCGGAGGGGTAACGGCAATGCGGAAGGAACATTTTGAAGCAGTGAATGGCTACTCTAACAAGTATTTTGGATGGGGCGGTGAAGACGATGATATGTATGAAAG GATTCGGGCGGTGGGTCTAGCAGTGACTAGGTTTACTTCTGACGTGAGCGCCTACCAGATGTTGCCTCATCATCAGGATGAGAAGAACGAAGACAG GCATCGACTCCTAGAGATGGGCAGTAACCGATGGAAAGGGGATGGACTTAATACTATTAAGTATAAGGTGCTGCAGACTGTCCAGAAACGTCTGTATACGAGTATTCTAGCGACTATTGACCCGAACGACAAACCCTTTCGGATGTGGACAATCAAACCACGTGTTAACCAACCAGTCCGCTTCTTTGATGACGATGTTGACAAACAGTTGAAAGAAAAGGCAATGGTAATACTAAACACCGGTCATCTTGACCAACGCCTGTATTACATGCTAAAGGTAGAATTCCTTGTGTTAAATACTCCCATGGTTACCACAGACATTGTTTCTGATATTTTAAGAAAGATTTTACCTCATTTCAGCTTTTCTGCAGACATGATACAAAGAGTAAACGATTTCCAGAATAAGCAGAAATTTGCAAATATAGACATGAAACATGTTTCTACTTTTAATAAACATAAAACGGATTTCCtttcaaatatgaaattaagctttattgtaaataatttCAATGAAAACATGAAAAGAATGCAACAAGCAGTTCTAGAAGGACAGAGTCTGAAAAAAATGCTGAAACATCCGTCTAAAAAATTCCCTGCGGCATCCAACCGCGGTATAGTGTGA